In Anaerolineae bacterium, the genomic stretch TTTTTTTGGGCGGCATTTTTTAAATTCACGAGAAGTTCAGGGGCCGTGGTGTGTGGAGCATGCGCGGCAAACGAGGTTGCAATCCCCCCCCTTTTTTCATTACATCCTGTTTTTACAATAGAACTGTTTCCAAGATATTCCTTGAACCATATACCTGCAAGGCTGGAATCTGCTAAAATATCTTTTGTAATGCCCAGGGTGGATATCTCTCCGACAACCCCTGTGCCTGATTCAATTATCTCCTTTATGCCTTGTTTTGCGCCTGTGAGCAGATTTTCCATCTCTTCTGCATTACGCAGGTTTATTAATTGCTTCACCCACGGCCTGAATCCCCTGCCGAACAGCACCCGTGCCTTTAAAGCGCACAACTCAAGATGTGTATGAGCATTCACAAAAGCAGGCATAATAGCGCCGGGTCCGTGATCAACCACATGGCTGTCGCTTGAATGTCCCTGACCCACCTCTTCAATCAGTCCATTGCAGACCCGCACATATCCGTTTTTAATAACTGTCCGCGGATCCACAAGTATCCATCCTGCCCTGTGTGTTATCCTCACACTATAGTCCACATATTATATTTTGCCATTATTTCAGATTAGATAGAATTTTTTTCAGCCCTTAAATGATTTATTCGCATTTGATTATATAGCATGTTGCCCTACCCGCAACAAAAGAATAATTTAATAAACAGGTATAAAGGGGCATATAAAGATTATCAGGTGGAGAAAAGAACCAGTTTAAAGCAATAATTGATATTGCCCCCTATTTGTGCCATTTTATGGTTAAAACAAGGGGCAATAATATAAAAAGGTTTTACTGATAACTCATAGAAAAGATAACAAATTGAACCGCAAAAGCGAGCGCGTTTCCCGCAGCTTGTCGAAGCAAAGCGGAGATCCCGTCCCATCGGGGCTGAGGAGTTAGCGAGCGAATCTGAAAACGGCCAACTTCCTTACGGTCGCTGCGAAGCACTGCCGTCAGGCAGAACATTCCCTGTAGCTTGTATGGGGAATCTTCAATTGACTTGTATATTCGCTTAATATACACTATTTTAAATTAATTTCGGTCTGTTTTTTGAACCTCAAACAGGAGGATCAGGTGACCCATCATAATATTACAAAAAAATAAAGCCCCATTTCTTCAACCATATGAAGGATGGGGCTTTTTGCTTATGCAGGCCTGGGCATGAAACCATGAACTAAAAATTATATTCTTGACGAGGAAATACAGCCCAATCTACTCATGACCCATGAAAGACAATACAAGACGCAAACTTTAATAAAAGAAGAGTTTTGAAGCTTAAAAATAAAACAGAAAAATTAAAAACCAGATAGAAAAAATACAAGACATCATCAACAAGGGTCAAAGGCAGACCTGACCCCTTTTTCACAATTCGGCGCGTAACAGTCATCGAAGACAGGAGGCACCACGAATGTTTCGCATCAGGCGCATATATGACGATACCCTTCCCCGCGACCACGAGGCCATCGCTCAGGTCCAGGCCATACTGCGGAACCAGTTCGCGGGTCTTGACGAACAGGACATCGCCAAACTCCCCCTCCAACTCAGCAACCCCATGAAGTACCGCTTCAAGTCGATCCTCTTCGTGGCGGACGGCC encodes the following:
- a CDS encoding acetylpolyamine amidohydrolase, which translates into the protein MFRIRRIYDDTLPRDHEAIAQVQAILRNQFAGLDEQDIAKLPLQLSNPMKYRFKSILFVADGQRGDVKGFALLQHATDVGFCYLDYISIEPKQPGRGVGGALY